cacacaaactgtattcaattagaaataaatgtaaaaatataattttataataataattataagagCAGGTTGGGGATCTACATTTGAGATGTGAAATCATCTGTcagcattttgttcttttaggttctgttttcatttgcgATTCTCCTGTTGTGTCACAGTTTTAGGTCATTACAGGTTATAGGTCCTGTTATTTAGAGTTATTTATGTTGAATCTCTGTTCCCTGTGTTGTCTTCCCCGCGTATTTATACTCCAGTGTCTGTGCTGTCCCTGTGTGTCTCAGTCCTTTGcctcttgtgtttttgtgtccagttttatttccagtgttgtgttgtgtcTGTCCTGGTATTCAGGTGTttgctgttttactttgttagtcTTGGTCTTGCCTGTCTTATATTTAGTTTACTTCCTGGTCCTGTCTtcagctgtgtctccacctgttcccGATCCTCATGTTATCCTGTGTCtatatttaagtcctcagtctgtgtcaattctttgttgtgttgttgtctatGTTACCTTGCTGTGTGTCACCCTGCTCCTTAGCTCttgtttagttctggcacccgtCCAGCCCcagttttattgttattatttcctgtcattttcCAAAATAATTCTGTTCTGTCTGAGAGTCCTGTATCATGGGGTCCACCTTCACCTGCCACACAGCTTCCCATgacctcatcatcatcagtgaatGTGGGTGAAATAGAAGCCACCTTGgctttatctttttttgccACCTCTTTCTCTTTGCTCTGCCTCTCGGTCTTTGTGCTGCCACCCAAAAGTTAAAACAGAATTCGTAACTCAGTAAAAGGCATAAAGTGATCCATGCCCATTTATAGCAATATTCAAACTGAatgcaggctgctgctggacaCTGACAGGTAACATCCTTTGGACTTGCTGTGCCATACAATATACAACATACAAAGAAGCCCATTTTGAACAGAACATGagcaaaaatctaaaataataaagtaCAGCAGCCTGATggctctgaaagaaaaaataagctCAAAATGTGTAGTGATCGAGCTGAAGGTTTCTTATATTCTTTATGCTATTCAGAGAACAAATCCAAAATAAGCTCTTATAAGTCACAGCAATGACCGCACATGATCAGCACAGTTTGCTGTAATTCAGATAAGGTGTGTTTGAAATCTGATCCACTGACTTATGTCATGAAATTAGATCTTCATCGTCTTTGAGCTGCAGCAATGAAAGTCTGATTTATTAATGACAAACCATGCAATATTAATACTACTATTACTACAGTTATTTTTAGAGGTGCTGTGATGGAATTTAGGGGTGCTGGAGCGCCCTCCAACTTGCCTATGGTGATGACAATATTGTCAGAGAGGAGCCTGCACCTCTAAGgcagaaataaagagaaaatctGTTTAGTAGTAGTATTCATTTTAAAGAAGTGTCATTTGTTTGTACACATGATCAGAGGGACTTCTAAATTTGTTCCTATGAACAAATTCAACTatgaaaatattgataaatCACGGATTTGTGTTTACACACTGTTAGTAAATGAGGCCCAATGTACTTTTCACCCAGTCGCGCATATAAGGATTTTTCTATTTAACATTATCACACAGATACTCTGATGAATGCATCATCACCAGCTTCTCTGGCCAATAAAAGTTTAGTTGGCCAGAGAAGCTGGTGATCAAACCATCAATTTGTTTGATCAAACTGAGCAATTGGATTTGGTATGCCAAAATATCTttgggaaagatactgaacAAGGAATTGCTTCTGAAGTGTTCATTGGATCATGAATGTcagataaaaagcacttagatgtagatgtttgtatgaatgggtgactgagacatgctgtataaactgctttgagtgctcaagcagagtagaaaagcactatatgagaaccagtctatttactATTGCAAGACTACAACTAGATTATTTTACGTTTGAGATGATTTGCCCATCATACTCCTGgtggaaagaagaaagaaacagttGGCAGGTGGAGCAGAAactgaaacagaagcagcacATGGCCACAGCCATCCTGGTGTATGAACCCTCTGTATCCAGCCTCAACCGGACAGATGCTCACATTCCAGCTGCATTGTTCTGCATCAGCTCCAACGTCAGTATACGGCTGTTCATGGGCATCCGCCACAGTGTACTTCAGCACAGTTAGTTCAACAATAGAGTTCTGCGAAGAGAGGAGGACTACAGCACAAGGTCAGGTCAGAAAATAGTTTCTGTGAGCTCCAGAGGGAAGCATAGCTACTGATTTAGTACCTTCCAGTCCCGTGCTCCCCCAGCTAGCTGAGATGTTCCATAGATGTATtgcctgtttttggttttgcacCAGCATTCACAAATGCAATCTCGGGTACAGACTTaggtggtggaggaggcaggGCGTTGGTGGCTATCCTCCTGGTTTCAATAGCAGCTGCAAGGCACCTCAAAAACACCTGGTTGTGCCGCCAGGTGTAACTGCCTTGCAACAGGCTCGCCTGACAGCCTATCAGGATGTGTTTCAGACTGACCAGGGAAGAACAGAGTGGGCAATTTGGATCTTCTCCATACCACTGCTTCAGGATGAGTGGAGATGACTCTGTGAGCTTCCATGCTCCATAGTTCCTTCCAAGTAATCCTCCTCTTTTCCTACTACATCTATTGCCCCTACTTTGCCTGATCTACAGCTTTGGCCCATCTCACTGCCTGTTCGTGTCAACATACTTGACACGAACAGGCCTCTGCACTGTGCACTGTGCCTCTGCACTGTGCAGGGTTGCTTCAAACCTCTCTTCAGTAcctagacctccctctccttcGCTTGATGTGACCAACAATGTCCAGGTGTCTGATGGTAGACTGTGCCTACCCAGTAGGCACAGCTTGGGGCCATTTTCTTCCAGCTGACAAAGCTGGAGCTGTTTGGGCAATGTTTGGATCATAGGACTCTGTCCAGGTCATTTCAAGTCTTACCTTGGAACACCTAAAAGTCCTCAGTTAGACTGGACACCGGTAACTCCAAAGTCCCTTTCCCATACAGTGCTGAGTTGGTGATGTACCTAGGGAGGCTGAACCACTTTTTTGCAAAAGAGCTGACCAGCCacaaacaattcaattcaattcaattcaattcaattcaattcaattcaattcaattcaattcaattttcaattttatttatatagcgccaaatcacaacaaactgtcgcctcaaggcgctttgtattgtgggtaaagaccctacaataatacagagaaaacccaacagtcaaaacgaccccctatgagcagcacttggcgacagtggaaaggaaaaactcccttttaacaggaagaaacctccagcagaaccaggctcagggagggggggtcatctgccgcgaccggttgggctgaggggagagaaagacatgctgtggaagagagccagagattaatatcaattaatgattaaatgcagagggagtataaacaaagtaaataaggtgaatgagaaacagtgcattatgtgaaccccccagcagactaggcctatagcagcataactaagggatggttcagggtcacctgatccagccctaactataagctttatcataaaggaaagttttaagcctaatttaaaaatagagagggtgtctgtctcccgaatccaagctggaagctgattccacagaagaggcgcctgaaagctgaaggctctgcctcccattctactcttaagtatctaggaaccacaagtaagccagcagtctgagagcgaagtgctctgttggggtgatatggtactatgaggtctttgagataagatggtgcctgattattcaagaccttgtatgtgaggagaaggattttaaattctattctagatttaacagggagccaatgaagagaagccaatatggagaaatctgctctctttctagtccctgtcagtactctagctgcagcattttggatcagctgaaggcttttcagggagcttttaggacagcctgataataatgaattacaatagtccaccctagaagtaataaatgcatgaattagcttttcagcatcactctgagaaaggatgtttctaattttagaaatattgcgcaaatgcaaaaaagcggtcctacatatttgtttaatatgtgcattgaaggacatatcctggtcaaaaatgactccaagatttctcacagtgttactggaggccaaagtaatgccatccagagtaagtatctggttagacaccatgtttctaagatttgtggggccgagaacaagaatttcagttttatctgaatttagaagcaggaaattagaggtcatccaggccttaatctttaagacattcctgcagtttaactaactgatgtgcatcatctggcttttgatagataaagctgagtatcatctgcataacaatgaaaattgatgcagtgctttctaataatactgcctaagggaagcatgtataacaGTGGAGAGTGGGACTTTGTAGATGGCCAGTGGCCACATAAGATGATGAAAGAGGCCAAACTGCAGGCCCCAGAGCTTCAGCCTGCTGGGTAGAAGGGTCTTGTCAATAGTCTTTAGGCCACTGATGGTGTCCACCTTCATCTGGTCCACTTGGACTCTGTCCTTGATGAATGTAGTTAGGTTGTCCATATATGCCCTTAAGGCAGGGAGTGCAAGACCGGGCATCAGCTGTTCTCCTCCTACCACCCACCGTGAGGCATGAATGATGACTTCCACGGCCAAAGTAAAAGCTAGTGAAGAAATGGTACACCCTGCTATAATGCCTACCTCCATGAGCTGCCATGATGAGGTGTAATCATCAGTTGTGAGACAGAACTGTATGTCTTGGAAATACAGTACCAgcgtccaaacttttgactggtactgtatgattTGATAATGAATGTTATGGGTTCTCGTATGCTAAATTCCTCCGTAGGTGGGTTGTTtgtctgtgagtgtgaatgctgAAGAAAATCTACCCATCCACGTTCAGAAAGCTAATATGACGGAACTGATTGATATTGGTCAAGTTCTTTTCTTTTGGAATAAGGACCCCTCCTGCCCTCTTCCAGGTTGTAGGAATTACTTAATTCAGCCACACCATTCACAAGCTTCCACAGAAATCGAAGAACACCTCAAACATTTTTGTAAAGCCTGTAGGGAACTCCATTCGGCCCAGTAGAAGTTGCAGCTCCTGCATGGTGTACAGCTGTCGTCACTTGGCTTCACTTGGGGGGGGGTTGACTGATGTCTAGCTGGAACTATGGAGAGGGTAGTGGAGGAATGTCAGAAAGAAGGGGAACTGGCTCCCAGTAGCAGGGTCTGAATGGACTTTCCTTAGATAAGGTCTTTTGTTGGTGCTGTTAATTTTCCACTTATTTCATATGTGAACAGACTTTTCTCAAACCTGAATGGGTCAGTAAAGAAACTGGATCTCGTCAGCACCAgtgtctaaacttttgactggtactgcatgACGATGATGATTATTCCATCCTTTTCTTCTGTAGCTTTCCTccactgttttaattttaaaattctttcgttaaattacaatatttgtcaaaaaaaagcattatagTACAGCTTCAGAAATATTCTCCATTTACAGTAACATGCAGGTGCATTACATACTCAAAGGGTGGCTGTAGTAGTAGGTCATCTAATTGGAAGGTTCATGATTTGAGCAGCAGTGTCATCTACTAATTAAGGTCATGATTTGATCCTCTGGCTGCAGCAGCGCTAGATGAAAGTGTCTTATGTGAAATAACCTGGGATGCCTACCTGTTGATGGGACTATCCAAGTTTTGCATCCtgagtatgattttttttttcgcaTTGCCATCTTAGCATTTTTAATCCAGACTGTGGGTCTGAATGAGAACCCTAGAACACTGAAATACTCAAACAGTGCAGGTTAAAGCACTTTTGAATTCATTTCTACAAACTGACACAAGGAATACACTGGGAGCAGCTGCATTCTGGCTCTAATGTGGCTGCTGTAGCTGATCATGCCAACTTAAGAAAATGCTTGTGATTCCACCAGATGAAGCAGCTGTCTGTTCCGCTTTCACTAAAAATTCACTGTTTTTACTGAAGCTACATCAGGAGCAGATGAGGAGGGCAGGAAGTGAGAGACAGGAATAGCATAAATAATCAAGTTGTCCTAAAACATTGATTAGCTGTGCTGTAACATTTAAATGTGCACTAATTATttacacacatttcttttctcatGCGGGCATTTAACATAATACAGATTTCTGTATATATACtaaagaagaaatataaaaattgTACAATTAGCAGAGCACATAAAAAAGGAGACAAACTACCAATTCAAGTTTTCTTCACACTTAAACTGATCAATAAAATTGAGTCTCACTCGATTTGTCTCACTCTTGACATCCAAACTTATTTGAAGCTGCAGAAGTCGTTTCAGTTAGCTCATGGCTGCAGGATAAATTTTAGAGAAGTTTTAGCCCGTGTGGTCGTGCTGGTTGCTTCCCATGGGAGGTTAGAGGTGTTAACCTCCACCTGGAGTGAACGGGAGTTTGATATCTATTTAGAAATTTGAATGAACCGCATTTTATTGGAACAGAACAAGAATGAGTGGTGACCTTTAGTTTAGGGAGGGGCTCGCAGGATGAACACAGCTCCAGCAAGAGGGAAATCTCATGATGTAAGgagttttcatttcattcacctctttttttatgttgtttatactctactctgcatttaatcattagttaataTTAATCaatgtctctcttccacagcatgtcttttgtcctgtctctctcccctcagccccaaccagttgccgcagatgaccccccccctccctgagcctggttctgatggaggtttcttcctgttaaaagggagttttttccttcccactgtcgccaagtgctgctcatagggggttgttttgactgttgggttgtctctgtaatattgtaggctctttacctacagtataaagcccttgaggtgactgctgtgatttggtgctatataaataaaattgaatttctgTTACTCAATTGTAGTGCATGTACGCTGCAATGAACCAGAATTTGATGGCACAGCAGATGTAATGATCAGAGATTTTTTCTACTGTAACTGTGCTCTCAAAATGCttttcacccaatcacacatgCATTCATATGAGCactttgtgtagaaaaaaagtaCCAGATCATTTACCATTCACTATGTTTTCTCTGAAAGTATGATGTTGAGTTAGAGTGGCTGTgcctcaggaggtagagcaggtcaccaacTAATCAAAggtggtggttcgatccctggctgctccagatATGATGCATTCATTGGAGTGTCAAtcttagatagaaagcactttggtgtagcaaaaagtgcttgtgtgaatgaggcatgttgtataaagcactctgtgtgttatataagaaccagtccatttacaaaCTCAAAGCTCTAacataaattaaaaagtagTAGTAACCTGTAACCAAGCAAAAAGGAGGCATTTTCTTCTCAGCAGAGATACAGAATCTGAGAAGAAGCACTAGAGCATatctttacatatttttattgcTATTACATATGGTCATGTGATTTTTCTAACACCTTATAGCCAATTTTTTGTAGTTTGTGATATTTGGCTGTGTAAATTAAAATTGACTGACTGAAGTTTTAGAGAAGCTGTTGGAAATGACTATCTTCTGGTAATAAATAAACTCTGTGATATCCAGGAAGGACTGATTCCAATTTTAGGCCATCaaaggagttaaaaaaaaggtcaaGTCAACATATTCTTCTTCTGcctttggctgctccctttaagggtcaccacagtggatcatctgtctccatctcaccctgccCCTAGGCTCCTCCTcggtcacaccaaccctctgcatgtcctgctTCCCTACACCCATGAATCTTCTCcttgtcttcctcttttcctcctgcctgacagctccatCTCCTACCTACATCCTTTGTTCAATACATACACCTCTGCacacctctctaactttgtaTCCAATAAAGCAAGCAGCAGGACTCACCTCTGTACATGAAAATATGCCCACTCATATTTCTACTTGGAGGAGGGAATCAGTGAAGAGCTAAAACTCAGCGTTTACAGACTGAAGGTGAGAGGATGGATCTGTAGCCACAAATAAGCAAACATtctacttatttttttaaaaattgtctacCCTTTATGTTATCTTAAGCTTTGATCCTCGGCAACAGAGCATCTATTTTTAGTTCATTTCAAACATCTGTTCTAATGGTTCAGATTGTGGGCACTGTCAATGATAATTTTAATAAACAGAAACTGATCAGACACACGGGAAGGAGTAATATACTTCAAAGCAATCAAAAAAATAGTTAATGATATGTTTAGATAACAAGAAAATGAACTGAGGAGGCAGAAACTGACTCAGAGATGGATTAATATAATCaacatttagttatttattaacATTAGCAGATGCTAAAGGAGTCAAGTTATAGTGAAAACAATGTGGGAAAATGACTGCCAACATAAAAGCACCTGCAACAGAAAGCATTCAGGCTGACCTGTGTCACAGCAGTCTGTGTGCTGGGCTTTAGAGTGACTGTTGACATCTTCAGTCACAACGAATCAATCATTCATCAAGCAGAGCGGGTCCCCAGTGAACATATACCTTCATGAACACAGATAACCAAATCAGAGCTGCAGATTAATTTCAGTTTAAGAGAAATGTTTAAGATGGTTCTTAAAAATGGATTTGCTATGCTGATGGAGAATGAACAGCAATGTTTATAATGGCTTTAAAACTGCTGCCCGGATGATTCCACTGTGCTGATGAACAGATTCCAAATATCCGAGCGGCTCACCTGCCTTCTGGAAGTTTGTGGATGTTTCATGAACACATTTGTGGGAAAATGTGACTTCTATGAACCACTAACTGTTGGTACGTTATACGGAGCATCACTGACTCTcatgcttttaatttttttaaaactaaccACCCATTTACTGAAGCCCCCAAAGTCCAGCACTCAGGAGAGACGCAGGTCGCACCCAATGAAAGACCATCATTCAATTATATGCAACCATCATTCTTCCAGTGTCCTCTTTACTGCTAGCATTCAGCAGCACAGGAGTTTTGGTACGATGCACTCTCTGCTACCAGGCATGCTTCCCTTGCAGATGGGCATCCTTTAGCATATCAATACAAAGTGTTTTGACCAATCAGCTGCTGCTTAGTCTGGTCCAATCAGACAATGGATGCTTCAGTTTTGGCTCTGGGCTGTACAGCTGCTAGTTTGTGTGAGAAGACAAATCCGAGATCTGCGTGTTCACACTGACACGTTTAACGCCCTGCTGCATTTTTGTGTCTAAACATTTAGATTCACGATGACGGTACACATTGATGGTGTGACTGCATCACCAACGCCTACAATACATCATCAAATCACATATGTGAGCCAAACAAATGTGGATATTTATGCTGTTAAAAAATTTGCTGAGAAtcttttgtgtgtgaaaaagaagccaaagaaaaaacaaaaaaccctgaatGTTTATCccatccagcagcagcagccttaaACTCTGAGTCGGTATTGTGAtgaaagcagaggaaaaacTACGTCTGGATAAACTAATCATAGTGACCATTATCTTGACTTATTGCACTGGTTTTGTCAATAAAACCCACCAGAAACTGTAACTGTGCAGAAAACCAATAAGAGCTGGCTGCTGACAGCAAGCCAAGACACAAATCAACAAGCACGCTGTAGTTTCTGAAcagttgtttatatttatttaaaatactcTCAATTAtttgtcaaacattttttttatcaagtcctttttttccccataagtGTGCATCAAAGCTGGTCCCACCTCGATCCACTGAAGATCTGATGCTATAACTCCCTGTCAGTGTGGCTGTCCTCACAGAAgcctgaaaggaaaaacaaagacatgaatGCTGAGATTACACATTCAGAAACTGTGCCACCATGCTGACACAAAAAGCTAAGACTGAATTGTCATTACATTTGAGAAAGTGAGATGAACTGAAGCAGCCTGAACAGAAGTTACTGAGGATGAACCATTACCCTCTGCGGTGACCTGAGGCTGTGCAAGCCAAAGTCAAGAAGGAAAATTCATgacagaagtaaaaaaaaagaaaaagaaaagaaagaatgcaCAAAGCCCTGTGTGTATGCTGCAGCACCTCTGACACGCAGAAAACTAACAGATTCTAACAAAACCTGCTCTGCTGTGACGTGCAGGGTGATCCCggcatactgtgtgtgtgtgtgtgtgtgttcctttctCTGTGAGAGTGTGTAAAGAAGTGGTGCTACCTGAGACTCTGTTGCATAACTCCTTGTGCACGCTCTCCCGGCTGTCCCGGCTCAACATGGTGATGATTTCATCCTCCAACTCCTCCACCACCGTTTCAcactgagacagaaacacaagtgTACAAGAAAGACTGGGGCAAACAGAGCTGAGTCGGCTCAACCATGCATACACaacgtgcgcgcgcacacacacacgcacacacggtttttcctgtttttcacacAATGGAGAGCATGCCGTTTGCGGGGCGGTGGCCATGTTTCCCTTCTGTTTGCCCAAGTGTTCAGCCATTTTGACAACCCGGTGAAACCGCCGTTCCTGCGCTCGAATCAAAGCGCCCTTCTCCTTCTGATTCAGCTTTTTCACTTCGTGTCAGCATGGTTCCTGAAACCAGCTTTAACCTGTTCAATAAAGCATCAGGATCTGCTTTTGTGGGAGCTGCCGCTTTCAATCATGATTTCATTTTGCCCAGGTTTAATAATGACATGcaataaaatgtctttgtaagaataaacaaactgttttccccacacagaggACCTCCAGCATTTCACCTGCTCTGAAAATCCCAGCAGGTGTTTTAGTCACATGACCCTCACATGGTATGATGTGGTAAAGCTCGCAGCTATTCAGGACTTCACCTGTAGTCTCCACACATTAGTTACATTTTGTACATCACTAAATTCAATCTTCTGCAGTGACCGTTAGTATTAAATATTGACAACCAACCGCCCAGTCTACAGggaatgacaaattaaaggaaaaccctGAATTACTGACCCCTACAGAGAGGAGATCTGTTGGATCCGTTATGCTATGGGGGACCTTTTGTGTCTAATGAAGGGTCACTGCAAATGTATACACAGCTGTTCTCAGTGGCACAGGGTCTCTGAATGGTTTAATAAGTATGAAAATTGGACTGATGAGTCAGACagaaaaagtaatatttttgcattaatatagcttttttctagtcttactgaccagtGAAAGCACTTTACCATCACTCTCCATCAgcatcatcaaaacaccaaaaggGGATATCTTTTCTAAGATTCGCTTCCAAAGTTAAGAAACTGGGAGATCGAGGATCACGGACAGCGTTGTGGCTGTGCGttggtttttcctttaatttgtgaTCTCTGTGTAGCTCACAGATACGTGACGTTCTCTTTcagaagatgaaaaaaacatgatgattttaaacattttaaacatatgAACAGactaaagaaaaacaatgttCTGCAACTTTCTTCAGTGAAAATATGAgctattattttaaacatgaaatataTATCTACAGAAAAATGTCCATGTAGCAAAATGCATATAAATGCATTTCATAATATACTCTATAAATCTGACACTTCTTGTGCACCTCCAGGCACTTACATTTTGAGCTTAAACTGATAATTTACTAAAAGTTAGAAAAGGAATTTTAATAACAGCATTTTTGCAACTATTCTTTTAAATTTTCTAGTTTAACTGTACCTCGATAATCGTGATAGATTTCACAAAATacctgaaaatacaaaatattttccaaCAGCATTATAATACTTCCTCTTAACAAAACTGTTTTCATATAGAGCAGACTAACACGGTTTTACACGTGCAACCCAATTTAGAGAACAACTTGTTTAAAATTAACCAACACCTTTGAGAgttttttattaaatcattcTTAAAACAAAGCAATAGATGAACCTGGCATGACCAAGTTTGGGTCTGCAAATGCCTCCAATCTGTACATTATCCTAAATTAGTCCACTGTTATAACTGGGCTACAGTTCTAACAAAAAACATTGGATTCTATGCACTTTTGTACTCACTGCAAATTTCAGGTCGTTGGATGCTTCTGGTCCATCAAACTGGAAGTTTTTAAAGTCGGGGAGTCACCGGTGGCCCCACTGCTTCTGGGAGCAAACCCTCCTGTACTGCTTGTGCTGGGTGTCGGGGTCCACATAGAGGGCATAGTCACTCATGCTGTTGCACACCCCGTCAAGGAGCTCACTGAGGTGAGTCTCTGAGCGAGCGAATGGGACCTGGCAAACCAAGCCAGAGAAAACACGGAATGCACACGTTGAACTGGAATGACTGTACCAAGGTTCTCGCTGGACTTCGGTCCGTGTCATAATTCTGAATTATGACACGTTTCCAATACTAGTTAAACACGTGGCTATCTCTAAAAACTCAGAAAGCACGTGGAGCAAAAATATACATCCAAAAAATGCCTGGATGGACCCAAACAATACAGTTGCATTATagtgagacaggaaaaaaagagtgGGTTGGCCTGGTGTCAGCGTGTTACACCACAGGGCTCTGGGTGGGTCAGTGGGCTGACCTCTTGTTTCCGCTGTGTTGTGAAAACACAGCGGAAACAACGCTAACATACCTCACCCTCCAACTCTGACTTTTAACCTGCATGAATACCATCCCCACCTCTCCATCCAAACTCAGCTGGACTCTTTCCCCCACCCATTCCTTTCAGGACAAATCAGCAAGGCAGTGGTGTCTAGACGGGTCAAGACAGGTGCTGCGCTCTGCTCTCTCCATCCCTGGAAAGATACTGGGTGACAGGGGTGACGCCCAGGGGTGAGGATGGGAGGATGGGGTACTGAAAAGAGTGAAGCAGGGGAGGGTGGGTGTCAGTGCCTTTATACTTCCAACCAGCAAAAAGAGGGGTTGGGTTCCTGAGAAGGGTGGGGTTGGATGAGCAGCAGGCCTCAGCATAAGCCAAGTGCAGGGTAAACAGCTCATCTCCTCAGCCCCCCCCTCTGCCTCGGCTCTGTCTTTTGGCCCATTCAACCCCCTCCATCCTCCGATGATCAAAGGAGGAActcttccttgtt
This portion of the Archocentrus centrarchus isolate MPI-CPG fArcCen1 chromosome 17, fArcCen1, whole genome shotgun sequence genome encodes:
- the cnpy1 gene encoding LOW QUALITY PROTEIN: protein canopy-1 (The sequence of the model RefSeq protein was modified relative to this genomic sequence to represent the inferred CDS: inserted 1 base in 1 codon; deleted 1 base in 1 codon), producing MTSWIIQMMLMLLSVFTGSSQGKRDKVLYCSACKAIVDELNYSISQVDPKKTINVGSFRLNPDGTMKDKKVPFARSETHLSELLDGVCNSMSDYALYVDPDTQHKQYRRFAPRSSGATGDXPDFKNFQFDGPEASNDLKFACETVVEELEDEIITMLSRDSRESVHKELCNRVSGFCEDSHTDREL